GAGCTGTTGGGCTTAATGGAAATTCAGAGAAAGCGATTACCTTATTTAAAAGTTTATTAAATGATTATCCCACAGATTATGAAGTAAAGCTAAACTATGCTGAATCTTTACTTTGGAATCGAAACTTTACTTCTGCTGAAGATTACTACATAAAACTTGTAAATGAAAATAGTAAAAGCTTCCCTGCATTATTAGGGTATGCCAATACTCTTTCAAACTTGAAAAACTTCGATAAAGCAATGACTTATGTAGATAAAGCTTTAACAGTTTCTCCTGGAAATCCGAATGCACTGCTTTCTAAGAAGTATATTCGTTTAGGGTTAGCAAACAAAAAAATACAAACTCAAGAATATGAGGAAAGTGAAAGCATATTAAAAGAAAATCTCATTGATTTTAAAAACGATTCGGAAACACTTCAAAACTTAGCCAACTTATACTTGATTTCAGAACAAAATGATAAAGCCGAAAAAGCTTTTGAACAAATCGGAGAAAATCCAAATAATCAGCTCATTTCTCTAAATGGAATTTCTCTTACAAATCATTTAAATGAAAAAGATAAAGAAGCATTACTTATTAGTGAGAAAGCTTTTGGACTTATCAATGATAAAACAGTTAATTCGGTTAAAGAAAGAACTATTGAAAGATACATTCAAGCTTTAATTTGGAATAAAAAATTCTCTAAAGCTCAAAAAGAAATAGATAATCTAATTACACCGAATAAGACTCCTGAAAATTGGATTCTAGCTTTAAGAGCTACTTTAAACATTTATAAAAATGATTTTAAGAAGAGTGTAAATGATTATGATTTAATTTTGAAAAAAGATAGCGCTTCATTTGATGGTAATTTAGGAAAAGCCAACGCGCTAAAAGCAATTGGTGACGCCAAACAGGCCTACACTTATGCTGATAATACATTAATGTTTTATGAAAATCAAAAAGACGCCATTAATTTTATAAAAACTCTAGATAGGACCTTTACTCCATTCGTAAGTTCCAAAGCTTCTTATTCCTTTGATAATGGTAACAATGAAGCATATTCGTTAGTAGTTCGTTCTGAGTTTCCTCTTTCTACAAAGTTTAAATTGTTTGGAAGTTATAATTATAGAACAAATTCAAATTCTGTGAGTAATATTAATGCTAATTCAAATAATTTGGCATTTGGATTCTCTTATCAACTACTAAATAACCTTACTTTTACTGGCGATGCTGGAATATTTGTATCAGAATCTAATGTTAATGATTATAGTCAACTATTAACGAATATGAGTTTTAACTTCAAACCTTTTAAACTCCAAACTTTGGATTTTGGTTACAAGAGAGAAATGCAAAATTTTAATACTGAATTGCAGGATAGAGAAATTGTTATGGATAATTTTTTCGTGAATTATAGTTTAAACACCAATTTTAATCTTGGTTTGTATTCTCAGTATTTTTACACAACCCAAAACGATGGAAACTCTAGAAACTTATTCTTTGCCTCTTTATACTATTCCTTATTAGAAAAACCATCTTTAAAAGCTGGAATTAACTATCAAAATATATCTTTTAAAAATCAAGTACCAACTATTTATTTTAGTCCAGAAAGTTTTAATGCAGTAGAGGCTTTTGTAAATATTATTAAACCAGATTTAACTGTTAAAGGAAAAGGATGGTTTTATGAATTAACCGCTGCAACTGGTTTTCAATATATAGAAAATGATGATAAGCAAAATACCTACAGATTTCAAGGTAAGCTAGGTTATAAGATTTCAGAAAGAAGTTTATTGAAATTATTTGGAACACATAGTAATATAGCATCAACTATTGCTACCGGATTTACGTTTACCGAAATAGGAATTCATTTTAAATACTACTTCCTTAAAAAGCCTGTATTTGAAACGTCGAAGTTATTTTAAAAAGAAATTTACAGCAGATCTAACCTTTTCATTAAATCTGGTCTATTAGATCTACTTACAGGTATTACATCTCTATTAATAAGTACACTGTTATCTTCAATATCAATAATCTTCTTTACGTTTATGATATAAGATCTATGAACTT
This genomic window from Tenacibaculum sp. 190524A05c contains:
- a CDS encoding tetratricopeptide repeat protein gives rise to the protein MKTQPINLLFFLFVFNFLYAQDMKPGFSYLEKGNYEQAEHFFENVLKTHPTNKTARLCYGRAVGLNGNSEKAITLFKSLLNDYPTDYEVKLNYAESLLWNRNFTSAEDYYIKLVNENSKSFPALLGYANTLSNLKNFDKAMTYVDKALTVSPGNPNALLSKKYIRLGLANKKIQTQEYEESESILKENLIDFKNDSETLQNLANLYLISEQNDKAEKAFEQIGENPNNQLISLNGISLTNHLNEKDKEALLISEKAFGLINDKTVNSVKERTIERYIQALIWNKKFSKAQKEIDNLITPNKTPENWILALRATLNIYKNDFKKSVNDYDLILKKDSASFDGNLGKANALKAIGDAKQAYTYADNTLMFYENQKDAINFIKTLDRTFTPFVSSKASYSFDNGNNEAYSLVVRSEFPLSTKFKLFGSYNYRTNSNSVSNINANSNNLAFGFSYQLLNNLTFTGDAGIFVSESNVNDYSQLLTNMSFNFKPFKLQTLDFGYKREMQNFNTELQDREIVMDNFFVNYSLNTNFNLGLYSQYFYTTQNDGNSRNLFFASLYYSLLEKPSLKAGINYQNISFKNQVPTIYFSPESFNAVEAFVNIIKPDLTVKGKGWFYELTAATGFQYIENDDKQNTYRFQGKLGYKISERSLLKLFGTHSNIASTIATGFTFTEIGIHFKYYFLKKPVFETSKLF